Part of the Cyanobacteria bacterium QS_8_64_29 genome is shown below.
CCCTGCGCTGGATCCACGCGCTGCCGGCCATCGAGCGCTGCCTGCGCCAGGAACTGGCCCAGCTGGGCCCCCAGCCCGATCCCAGCGCGATCGCGGCCCTGCCGTACCTGGATGCCGTCTGCCGCGAGACCTTACGCATCCATCCGGTTGCCCTAATCGCGCAGCCGCGGGTCCTGGCGCAGCCATTTCCGCTGCAAGGCGTTACCTATCCGCCCGGCGCCGTCCTGGTGCCCTGCATCCAGTTAGCGCACCGCCGGGCGGCGGCGTTCCCCCAGCCCGAGCGCTTTAGGCCCGAGCGATTCTGGGGCGAAGGACCTGCCCCCTACACCTACTTGCCCTTTGGGGGCGGCGCGCGCGCCTGCCTGGGCGCCGCCCTGTCTTTGTATGAAATGAAGCTGGCGATCACGACGCTGCTGTCGCACGTGCAGCTCGAGCTGCGCGAGCCTGCTGCGGCACATCCCGTGCGGCGCGGCATCACCATGGTGCCGGCGGGTAGCGTGCGGATGGCCGTTCGGGCCTGAAGGGCATTCGCCGGTGGGTTGACGGGGCGGCCGAGGGCCGGAAACGATGGCAACCAAGGCCAGTTTGCGATTCGAGGAGGGACCTGGCATGAGCGGCAAGCAAATCCTGATGCTGGTGGGCGACTACGTCGAAGACTACGAAGTCATGGTGCCCTTCCAGGCGCTGCAGATGGTGGGGCACAGCGTCCATGCTGTCTGCCCGGACAAGCAGGCCGGCGACAGCGTGCGCACCGCCGTCCACGATTTTGAAGGCGATCAAACCTACAGCGAGAAGCCCGGTCACAACTTTGCCCTCAACGCCAGTTTTGAGGCCGTCAACGCCTCCGATTACGACGCGCTGGTGGTCCCGGGCGGGCGTGCCCCCGAGTACCTGCGGCTCAACTCGCGCGTCCTGGAAATCGTTCAGCACTTCGCGCAGCAAAACAAGCCCATTGCAACGCTCTGCCACGGCCTGCAGGTTCTGGCGGCAGCCGGCGCCCTGGAGGGCAAAACCTGCACCGCTTACCCAGCCTGCGGCCCGGAAGTCAAAGCGGCAGGCGGCCACTACGCCGACAAGCCAGTGGATGAAGCCGTGGTTGACGGCAACCTGGTGACGGCACCCGCCTGGCCCGGCCACCCCAATTGGCTGGCCGAGTTCCTGCAGCTGCTGGGAACCCGCATCGAGCAGCAGGCCAAGGTTGCTGCCTAGTACTACAGTCGCGGATCGGGAGCCAGCCATCCACCTTGGCTATGCACGACTGCTGGAGTTGAAGCATCTCAATGTGCCAGCAGATGCAACATCGCTACTACAACCGTGCTGTCAGCGGTGGCAGGGGGCAGGCGGGGCAAGCCCTGCCGGCGCTCCGCCCAGCTCAAACCAAATACCACAACATCCCAATGCCGCGTTTGCAGCCAGCGCGCTGCAGCTTCACCCAGTGATCGCGCCCGGATAGCAGTCGTATGGGGTGGCACCGGCAAGCGCGGGCGAATGGCAGCAACGGCGCGCTCGAAGCGCTCGCGCGAGGCATTGCCGCCCTGGGGCGAGCGTACCTGACAGACCTGCAGGTGCTCGGGCGGACGCCATGCCGCCAGCGCTGGGAGCCTCTCTAGGGCGGCCCATC
Proteins encoded:
- a CDS encoding protease → MSGKQILMLVGDYVEDYEVMVPFQALQMVGHSVHAVCPDKQAGDSVRTAVHDFEGDQTYSEKPGHNFALNASFEAVNASDYDALVVPGGRAPEYLRLNSRVLEIVQHFAQQNKPIATLCHGLQVLAAAGALEGKTCTAYPACGPEVKAAGGHYADKPVDEAVVDGNLVTAPAWPGHPNWLAEFLQLLGTRIEQQAKVAA